Proteins from a single region of Punica granatum isolate Tunisia-2019 chromosome 8, ASM765513v2, whole genome shotgun sequence:
- the LOC116189530 gene encoding AT-hook motif nuclear-localized protein 15: protein MANRWWAGNTFHLKEPEFANNPSSPSNNSNNPNSNSSGSFRNHEEDRLDQEPRDSADRDNLEETPGSGGCGGSGGGGSSGRRPRGRPPGSKNKPKPPIVVTKESPNSLRSHILEISSGTDIVESISTFARRRHCGVSVLSGSGVVADVTLRQPAAPGGVVTLQGRFEILSLTGAFLPAPSPPGATGLTVYLAGGQGQVVGGTAVGPLAASGPVMVVAATFGNATYERLPLEDEEAEAGEGMRLEPNSGNNGTSGSHHQGLGRGGGGEHGSMPIYNLHPNLVPNGQIPHEVFWGSPTPPRPPPPSF from the coding sequence ATGGCGAATCGATGGTGGGCGGGGAATACTTTCCACTTGAAGGAGCCAGAGTTCGCGAACAACCCCAGCAGCCCTAGCAATAATAGCAATAACCCTAACTCCAATAGCAGTGGGAGCTTTCGGAACCATGAGGAGGACCGGCTTGATCAGGAGCCACGTGATAGCGCTGATCGGGACAACCTTGAGGAGACTCCTGGGAGTGGGGGATGTGGCGGCAGTGGAGGTGGTGGGAGCAGTGGTCGCCGGCCTCGGGGCCGCCCCCCGGGGTCAAAGAACAAGCCGAAGCCCCCGATCGTGGTCACCAAGGAGAGCCCCAACTCATTGAGGAGCCATATACTGGAGATCAGCAGCGGGACTGATATTGTTGAGAGCATATCCACCTTTGCTAGGCGGCGTCACTGTGGGGTTTCCGTCCTAAGTGGTAGTGGTGTAGTGGCTGACGTGACCCTCCGGCAACCTGCTGCCCCTGGCGGGGTGGTgaccctccaagggaggtttGAGATTCTGTCCCTCACTGGGGCGTTCTTACCAGCCCCTTCCCCGCCCGGGGCGACTGGGCTGACCGTCTACTTGGCAGGCGGGCAGGGGCAAGTCGTTGGTGGCACAGCAGTGGGACCGCTTGCAGCATCGGGGCCTGTCATGGTGGTGGCAGCCACATTTGGGAATGCAACGTATGAGAGGCTTCCCCTTGAGGATGAGGAAGCCGAGGCTGGGGAAGGAATGCGCTTGGAACCGAATTCCGGTAATAATGGGACTTCCGGGTCACACCATCAAGGTttaggaagaggaggagggggcGAGCATGGGTCCATGCCTATCTACAATTTGCATCCCAATTTGGTTCCTAATGGGCAAATTCCTCATGAGGTGTTCTGGGGTTCTCCAACTCCTCCTCGGCCACCTCCTCCATCGTTTTGA